The genomic interval CACAAGGGACTCGGCACAGTCTTTGTCGTTCACCTTGGAGATAAGCCGCCCCCAGCTTCCCACAGGTGGCTTGAAGACGACGGGATATCCCAGCGATTCGGCGGCGTTCACCGCCTCTTCCTGGGAAAAGGCGACTCTGTATTCGGGCTGGGGTATGCCGGCGACGTCCAGAATCGACGCGGTGATCACCTTATCACCACAGGCCTCCATCACCGATGAATGGTTTACCGTCCTTACACCCCGGGATTCCATAAGTTTGGCTATGGCGAGGTTATGCCCGTGAGATACACAGCGACACAGGGCCACATCACCCTCCGACACGTCCAGGCCACCGGGCCAGGCTATACCTCTGATGTCCACAAAACGACAGGATATCCCTCTATCGTCGGCGGCCTTTTTGAGCATCTTTTCCTCCGCCCTGAGTCGAGTATACAGAATCCACAGGGTCGTCATGGATTACTCTCCCCAGTCTTCCTGGATCTCTGGGGCTTCCTCTAAGGTCATAGGATCGAGACTCACAAGCTCAAGCTCGGTCCCACAGTCCCCACAGATCAGCAGCTCGCCAACCATAGCGTTGTCCGGAATTGAGATCGCTCCGTCGCATATCACACAGCTCATAGTCATTTTAGTTTCCTCCTTGATCGTTATATAAAACATAGTTTCTCTACGTGGCGGAATGATACCGCAGAAAAGATATACTGTCAAGTATTTTTTGAGGCACTAAAAAACTAGAGTTCACAAAAAAACGACCCTCTCAGGTCGTTTTTTTGTGAACTCTAGTTTTTATCCAGATTTTTGTCGAGCTCCTCAGGGTGCAAGAGCAGATGTCTCAGTAGATGCGATCTACTTACGACCCCTATGAAAACCCCGTCTCTCAGTACCGGAGCTATCTTTATGTTGTCCTTTATAACCTTATTGGCCACGTAAAAATCGCTATCGGTCTCGTCGAAGGATATAATATTTTGTTTCATATATTTGCTGATCGGGTCTTTAGCTATCGACTGCAACCTAACGCTAAACTGTCCATAGTCGGGCAAAAAGGACGAGTCATGGAGCATATGGGCGTAGCCCGGTAGAGCGGCTTTTATTATATCCTTTTCACTGATAAAACCTATCACTCGGTTATCGTCGTCCAGCACCGGAAGACCGGAGGCGTTATGGTGGTACAGCACTTCGATAGCCTCCGCCACAGGACATTCGGCGGACAAGGCCGTTAGGTCCCTGTCGATGATCTCTCCTACCTTCATAGAAAAACCTCCCTACGTCTAAAAAAACCATGATACAGCTGGAGACTTTCGGACATAAAGCCTCAAAACACAGCTTCTAAAGGGCGGTGCCGTAGATACCTATCAGGAAGATACTGGATATGGTCAAAGAGATAAAGACGACCTTCACCCCTACCGCGAGAAAAGTCCCAAAGGATATATTTATACCTCCTCTGGTGGCAAAGTCGGCCAAGACAGCGTTAGCGGCGGAACCAAGGTAACTACCGTTACCACCAAGACAGGACCCCATAGCGAGAGCCCAGTAAAGGGGCTCCGGAGGCATCCCAGCGGTCCTGGCCATTTCGCTGACCACGTGGACAAACATGGCCGCAAAGGCCACGTTGTTCACGAAGATACAGGAAAGGCCGGATATCCAGAGGACCCCTAGAATCATCACCATAGGGCTCCCGCTTAGGAACCCTGAAAGGCCTTGAGCCATATAGACGATAACCCCGTTTTCCTGAAGACCTCCGACCAGGACGAAAAGGGAGACAAAATACACTATCGTGGGCCATTCCACCTCCTGATGGATAACCTCGCCGTCGTCGAG from Dethiosulfovibrio salsuginis carries:
- the lysX gene encoding lysine biosynthesis protein LysX, whose product is MTTLWILYTRLRAEEKMLKKAADDRGISCRFVDIRGIAWPGGLDVSEGDVALCRCVSHGHNLAIAKLMESRGVRTVNHSSVMEACGDKVITASILDVAGIPQPEYRVAFSQEEAVNAAESLGYPVVFKPPVGSWGRLISKVNDKDCAESLVEHKSFMGPNHGTFFIQEYVEKPGYDVRALVVGGKPISAIKRASSHWITNTARGAEAQSIPLDDSLTDVLSSVYKAFGGDLLAVDLFQNGNSWSVNEVNGQAEFHGSVEGSGVDVAGAIISHCKSLMEGDK
- the lysW gene encoding lysine biosynthesis protein LysW produces the protein MTMSCVICDGAISIPDNAMVGELLICGDCGTELELVSLDPMTLEEAPEIQEDWGE
- a CDS encoding CBS domain-containing protein, whose protein sequence is MKVGEIIDRDLTALSAECPVAEAIEVLYHHNASGLPVLDDDNRVIGFISEKDIIKAALPGYAHMLHDSSFLPDYGQFSVRLQSIAKDPISKYMKQNIISFDETDSDFYVANKVIKDNIKIAPVLRDGVFIGVVSRSHLLRHLLLHPEELDKNLDKN